One genomic region from Streptomyces venezuelae encodes:
- a CDS encoding NAD(P)H-hydrate dehydratase produces MRTAHRVETVRAAEAALKARLPEGALMQRAAAGLAAACAGLLPRVYGARVVLLVGSGDNGGDALYAGARLARRGAGVAAVLLGGRAHEGGLAAFRAAGGRTPDDPFEALAAADLVLDGITGIGGQGGLRPDAVPVARAARGSNAVVVAVDLPSGVDADTGEVTGEALRADVTVTFGTYKPALLVDPAREYAGALRFVGIGIDPYLPGVPELEALQHEDVARLLPVPGAESDKYRRGVLGVVAGSARYPGAAVLAVSGALRGGAGAVRYVGPAGDAVLARHPETLVHSGRPEKAGRVQAWVVGPGLGEGPGPVVAVAEVLASDVPVLVDADGLRGLDPAVVRARRPASTLLTPHAGEAAALLGVAREEVEAGRLAAVRELAGRFGATVLLKGSTTLVCGPEGGPVRVNPTGTPWLATAGSGDVLSGLAGSLLAAGLPVVDAASAAAYLHGLAARRAAAGRGAAVGAGPVTAGEVAVSLRGAWRDVVAPAS; encoded by the coding sequence ATGCGTACCGCTCATCGTGTGGAGACCGTCCGGGCCGCCGAGGCCGCACTCAAGGCCCGCCTCCCGGAAGGCGCCCTCATGCAGCGCGCCGCCGCCGGACTCGCCGCCGCCTGCGCGGGGTTGCTGCCGCGGGTGTACGGGGCGAGGGTCGTGCTGCTCGTCGGCAGCGGCGACAACGGAGGCGACGCGCTGTACGCCGGGGCCCGGCTCGCCCGGCGGGGGGCCGGGGTCGCGGCCGTACTGCTCGGGGGCCGGGCTCACGAGGGCGGTCTCGCGGCCTTCCGGGCGGCGGGCGGGCGGACCCCCGACGACCCCTTCGAGGCACTCGCCGCCGCCGACCTCGTCCTCGACGGCATCACCGGCATCGGCGGTCAGGGCGGGCTCCGGCCGGACGCCGTCCCGGTCGCCCGGGCCGCGCGCGGCTCGAACGCCGTCGTCGTCGCCGTCGACCTGCCGAGCGGCGTCGACGCCGACACGGGCGAGGTGACCGGGGAGGCGCTGCGGGCCGACGTGACGGTGACCTTCGGGACGTACAAGCCGGCGCTGCTCGTCGACCCGGCGCGGGAGTACGCGGGGGCGCTGCGGTTCGTCGGCATCGGTATCGACCCCTACCTCCCCGGGGTGCCGGAGCTGGAGGCCCTCCAGCACGAGGACGTCGCGCGGCTGCTGCCCGTGCCGGGGGCCGAGAGCGACAAGTACCGGCGCGGGGTCCTCGGCGTCGTCGCCGGCTCCGCCCGCTACCCGGGCGCGGCGGTCCTCGCGGTGTCCGGGGCGCTGCGGGGCGGGGCGGGGGCCGTGCGGTACGTCGGGCCCGCCGGGGACGCGGTGCTCGCGCGGCACCCGGAGACCCTCGTGCACTCCGGGCGGCCCGAGAAGGCCGGGCGGGTCCAGGCCTGGGTCGTCGGGCCCGGGCTCGGCGAGGGGCCCGGGCCCGTCGTCGCGGTCGCCGAGGTCCTCGCCTCCGACGTGCCGGTCCTCGTCGACGCCGACGGCCTGCGAGGCCTCGACCCGGCGGTCGTACGGGCCCGCCGTCCCGCCTCGACCCTGCTCACCCCGCACGCGGGGGAGGCGGCGGCGCTGCTGGGCGTCGCGCGGGAGGAGGTGGAGGCGGGGCGGCTCGCGGCGGTACGGGAGCTGGCGGGGCGCTTCGGGGCGACGGTGCTGCTCAAGGGGTCGACGACGCTGGTGTGCGGGCCGGAGGGCGGGCCCGTACGGGTCAACCCGACCGGTACGCCGTGGCTCGCGACGGCAGGGAGCGGGGACGTCCTCTCGGGTCTGGCGGGCTCCCTCCTCGCGGCGGGGCTCCCGGTGGTGGACGCGGCCTCGGCCGCCGCGTACCTGCACGGCCTTGCGGCGCGGCGGGCGGCGGCGGGGCGGGGCGCTGCGGTGGGGGCGGGCCCGGTGACGGCGGGCGAGGTGGCGGTGTCCCTGCGGGGGGCTTGGCGGGACGTGGTGGCGCCGGCGTCGTAG
- a CDS encoding holo-ACP synthase yields MIIGVGIDVAEIDRFAASIERTPGMLKRLFVERELLLPSGDRRGVASLAVRFAAKEALAKALGAPGGLLWTDAEVYVEGTGQPRLRVRGTVAARAAELGVRHWHVSLSHDAGVASAVVIAEG; encoded by the coding sequence ATGATCATTGGGGTGGGGATCGACGTGGCGGAGATCGACCGCTTCGCCGCGTCGATCGAGCGCACACCGGGGATGCTCAAGCGCCTCTTCGTCGAGCGGGAGCTGCTGCTCCCGAGCGGCGACCGGCGCGGGGTGGCCTCGCTCGCGGTGCGGTTCGCCGCGAAGGAAGCGCTGGCGAAGGCGCTCGGCGCGCCGGGCGGCCTGCTCTGGACGGACGCCGAGGTGTACGTCGAGGGGACCGGGCAGCCGCGGCTGCGGGTGCGCGGGACGGTGGCGGCGCGGGCGGCGGAGCTGGGCGTGCGGCACTGGCACGTCTCGCTGAGCCATGACGCGGGGGTGGCCTCGGCGGTGGTGATCGCGGAGGGGTGA
- the coaA gene encoding type I pantothenate kinase gives MITSPPRSANGDGPGDGPGQVPGHGTPRNGTSTRRPSEATPYVDFTRAEWSDLRDKTPLPLTADEVERLRGLGDVIDLDEVRDVYLPLSRLLNLYVQATSGLRGALNTFLGESAEQRGTPFVIGVAGSVAVGKSTVSRLLQALLARWPEHPRVELVTTDAFLYPMEELKARGLMARKGFPESYDRRALTRFVADIKAGKEEVTAPVYSHLIYDRVPGERLVVRRPDILIVEGLNVLQPALPGKDGRTRVGLADYFDFSVYVDARPEDIERWYLNRFRKLRDTAFQNPDSYFQRYTQVSEEEALDYARTMWRTINKVNLLENVAPTRGRATLVVRKGSDHKVQRLSLRKL, from the coding sequence GTGATCACTTCGCCGCCACGAAGCGCCAACGGAGACGGCCCCGGAGACGGCCCGGGGCAGGTCCCCGGGCACGGGACCCCCCGGAACGGCACCAGCACCCGCCGCCCGTCCGAGGCCACCCCGTACGTCGACTTCACCCGCGCGGAGTGGAGCGACCTCCGCGACAAGACACCCCTGCCCCTCACCGCCGACGAGGTCGAACGGCTCCGCGGCCTCGGGGACGTGATCGACCTCGACGAGGTACGGGACGTCTACCTCCCTCTCTCCCGGCTGCTCAACCTCTACGTGCAGGCCACCAGCGGCCTCCGCGGCGCCCTCAACACCTTCCTCGGCGAGAGCGCGGAACAGCGCGGCACGCCCTTCGTCATAGGGGTCGCCGGTTCCGTCGCCGTCGGCAAGTCGACGGTCTCCCGGCTCCTCCAGGCCCTCCTCGCCCGCTGGCCGGAGCACCCGCGCGTGGAGCTGGTGACCACGGACGCCTTCCTCTACCCGATGGAGGAGCTGAAGGCGCGCGGCCTCATGGCCCGCAAGGGCTTCCCCGAGTCGTACGACCGCCGGGCGCTCACCCGTTTCGTCGCGGACATCAAGGCGGGCAAGGAGGAGGTCACGGCCCCGGTCTACTCGCACCTGATCTACGACCGCGTGCCCGGCGAGCGGCTCGTCGTCCGCCGCCCCGACATCCTCATCGTGGAGGGGCTGAACGTCCTCCAGCCGGCCCTGCCCGGCAAGGACGGCCGCACCCGCGTCGGCCTCGCCGACTACTTCGACTTCTCGGTGTACGTGGACGCGCGCCCCGAGGACATCGAGCGCTGGTACCTCAACCGCTTCCGCAAGCTGCGCGACACCGCGTTCCAGAACCCCGACTCGTACTTCCAGCGCTACACCCAGGTCTCCGAGGAGGAGGCCCTCGACTACGCCCGCACCATGTGGCGGACCATCAACAAGGTGAACCTGCTGGAGAACGTGGCCCCGACCCGGGGCCGCGCGACGCTCGTCGTCCGCAAGGGCTCGGACCACAAGGTGCAGAGGCTCAGCCTCCGCAAGCTCTGA
- the glmS gene encoding glutamine--fructose-6-phosphate transaminase (isomerizing), giving the protein MCGIVGYAGGQSALDVVVAGLKRLEYRGYDSAGVAVLSDGGLAAAKKAGKLVNLEKELVDRPLAGGSVGIGHTRWATHGGPTDVNAHPHLDNAGRVAVVHNGIIENFAALREELAERGHDLASETDTEVVAHLLAEEFSSAGDLAEAMRLVCRRLDGAFTLVAVHADQPDVVVGARRNSPLVVGVGEGENFLASDVSAFIAHTRSAIELGQDQVVELTREGVTVTDFDGAPADVRAYHVDWDASAAEKGGYDYFMLKEIAEQPKAVADTLLGRIDGSGRLTLDEVRIPDAVLREADKVVIIACGTAFHAGLIAKYAIEHWTRIPCEVELASEFRYRDPILGQKTLVIAISQSGETMDTLMALRHAREQGAKVLAVCNTNGSTIPRESDAVLYTHAGPEVAVASTKAFLTQLVACYLLALYLGQVRGTKWGDEIHAVVRELARIGDEVERVLETMEPVRALARSLAHKDTVLFLGRHVGYPVALEGALKLKELAYMHAEGFAAGELKHGPIALIEEDLPVVVVVPSPKGRSVLHDKIVSNIQEIRARGARTIVIAEEGDEAVVPYADHLIRIPATPTLLQPLVSTVPLQVFACELATARGNEVDQPRNLAKSVTVE; this is encoded by the coding sequence ATGTGCGGAATCGTGGGATACGCCGGCGGGCAGTCGGCACTTGATGTGGTGGTCGCGGGCCTGAAGCGGCTCGAATACCGGGGCTACGACTCGGCCGGTGTCGCGGTGCTCTCCGACGGGGGACTCGCCGCGGCCAAGAAGGCGGGCAAGCTCGTCAACCTGGAGAAGGAGCTCGTGGACCGGCCGCTGGCCGGCGGCTCCGTGGGCATCGGGCACACCCGCTGGGCCACCCACGGCGGGCCGACCGACGTCAACGCGCACCCGCATCTCGACAACGCCGGGCGCGTCGCCGTCGTCCACAACGGCATCATCGAGAACTTCGCCGCCCTCAGGGAGGAGCTGGCCGAACGCGGCCACGACCTGGCCTCCGAGACCGACACCGAGGTCGTCGCCCACCTCCTCGCCGAGGAGTTCTCCTCCGCCGGGGACCTCGCGGAGGCCATGCGGCTCGTCTGCCGCCGGCTCGACGGGGCCTTCACCCTGGTCGCCGTCCACGCCGACCAGCCCGACGTGGTCGTCGGCGCCCGGCGGAACTCCCCGCTCGTCGTCGGCGTCGGCGAGGGCGAGAACTTCCTCGCCTCCGACGTGTCCGCCTTCATCGCCCACACCCGCTCGGCGATCGAACTCGGCCAGGACCAGGTCGTCGAGCTCACCCGGGAGGGTGTCACCGTCACCGACTTCGACGGGGCACCCGCCGACGTACGGGCCTACCACGTCGACTGGGACGCCTCCGCCGCCGAGAAGGGCGGCTACGACTACTTCATGCTCAAGGAGATCGCCGAGCAGCCCAAGGCCGTCGCCGACACCCTCCTCGGGCGGATCGACGGCTCCGGCCGGCTCACCCTCGACGAGGTGCGCATCCCCGATGCCGTGCTCCGCGAGGCCGACAAGGTCGTCATCATCGCCTGCGGCACCGCCTTCCACGCCGGGCTCATCGCCAAGTACGCCATCGAGCACTGGACCCGCATCCCCTGCGAGGTCGAGCTCGCCAGCGAGTTCCGCTACCGGGACCCGATCCTCGGCCAGAAGACCCTGGTGATCGCGATCTCGCAGTCCGGCGAGACCATGGACACGCTGATGGCCCTGCGGCACGCCAGGGAACAGGGCGCCAAGGTGCTCGCCGTGTGCAACACGAACGGGTCGACGATCCCGCGCGAGTCCGACGCCGTCCTTTACACCCACGCCGGGCCCGAGGTCGCCGTCGCGTCGACCAAGGCCTTCCTGACGCAGCTCGTCGCCTGCTATCTGCTGGCGCTGTATCTCGGCCAGGTGCGGGGCACCAAGTGGGGCGACGAGATCCACGCCGTGGTGCGCGAGCTCGCGCGGATCGGCGACGAGGTCGAGCGGGTCCTGGAGACGATGGAGCCCGTCCGGGCCCTCGCCCGCTCCCTCGCCCACAAGGACACCGTCCTCTTCCTCGGCCGGCACGTCGGCTACCCGGTGGCCCTGGAGGGCGCGCTGAAGCTCAAGGAGCTCGCGTACATGCACGCCGAGGGCTTCGCCGCCGGAGAGCTCAAGCACGGGCCGATCGCGCTCATCGAGGAGGACCTGCCGGTCGTCGTCGTGGTGCCCTCGCCCAAGGGCCGCTCCGTCCTCCACGACAAGATCGTCTCCAACATCCAGGAGATCCGGGCGCGCGGTGCGCGGACCATCGTGATCGCCGAGGAGGGCGACGAGGCGGTCGTCCCGTACGCCGACCACCTCATCAGGATCCCGGCGACGCCTACGCTGCTCCAGCCGCTGGTCTCCACGGTGCCGCTCCAGGTCTTCGCCTGCGAGCTCGCCACCGCGCGGGGCAACGAGGTCGACCAGCCGCGCAACCTGGCCAAGTCGGTGACCGTGGAGTGA
- a CDS encoding DUF389 domain-containing protein, giving the protein MLHLRMIVPPDRTTAAVELIESTVGTTHLVVLPGAARDPVGDLVMCDTARESADELLHALRDMRIDQDGSIAVENIDLSMSTRADTAEEEAPGEGADAVIWEQLAEATHEESTLSFTYLSFMGLATMIAACGVVLDNAILIVGAMAVGPEFGPLAGVCTAIVQRAPKLAARSLTALLIGFVSAMLATTLFSLVMDWLGLFTDSMLDGARPQTSFIWQPDPFSFVVALLAGAAGTLSLTSSKSGALVGVAISVTTVPAAANAAVALSYGEFGQMWGSTGQLLLNLLGIMLAGTATLALQQRLWRTQRGRLKRRLRRG; this is encoded by the coding sequence ATGCTGCATCTGCGGATGATCGTCCCGCCGGACCGCACGACGGCCGCGGTCGAACTGATCGAGTCGACGGTCGGCACCACGCATCTGGTGGTGCTGCCGGGCGCGGCCAGGGACCCCGTCGGCGACCTGGTCATGTGCGACACGGCCCGTGAGTCCGCCGACGAACTGCTGCACGCGCTGCGCGACATGAGGATCGATCAGGACGGGTCGATCGCGGTGGAGAACATCGACCTGTCGATGTCCACGCGGGCGGACACGGCCGAGGAGGAGGCTCCGGGCGAGGGCGCGGACGCCGTGATCTGGGAGCAGCTTGCGGAGGCGACCCACGAGGAGTCGACGCTCTCCTTCACCTATCTCTCCTTCATGGGGCTCGCGACGATGATCGCGGCCTGCGGTGTCGTCCTCGACAACGCGATCCTGATCGTGGGCGCCATGGCGGTCGGCCCGGAGTTCGGCCCGCTCGCCGGGGTGTGCACGGCGATCGTGCAGCGGGCGCCGAAGCTGGCGGCCCGCTCGCTGACGGCGCTGCTCATCGGCTTCGTGTCGGCGATGCTGGCGACGACCCTGTTCAGCCTGGTCATGGACTGGCTGGGCCTGTTCACCGATTCCATGCTGGACGGAGCGCGTCCGCAGACCAGCTTCATCTGGCAGCCGGACCCGTTCTCGTTCGTGGTGGCGCTGCTTGCGGGCGCGGCCGGCACCCTCTCCCTGACCTCGTCCAAGTCGGGCGCCCTGGTGGGGGTGGCGATCTCGGTGACGACGGTCCCGGCGGCCGCGAACGCGGCGGTCGCGCTGAGCTACGGCGAGTTCGGGCAGATGTGGGGGTCCACCGGGCAGCTGCTGCTCAACCTGCTGGGGATCATGCTGGCGGGTACGGCGACCCTGGCCCTGCAGCAGCGGCTGTGGCGGACCCAGCGCGGACGCCTCAAGCGCCGGCTGCGCCGGGGCTGA
- a CDS encoding L,D-transpeptidase produces MLGLAAVLALGPTVALADSPEPVPPPSAQADAPALDDPLVPGVVGGGRAEYPMDTPDQVLPPLQSEDDVPVPEPEEDVDELVEYLPRSVVGAACTATTGTHQRLVERLLKLKVDGVQSAADCTAIKAFQVREKIKPANGYAGPVTWARAELLAARKNLDPGRRCPVKKDAVACVDLDRQLMWVRKDKKITFPVVNIRSGRPGYATRTGWHSVYWRHKDHWSSIYNTPMPFSQFFSGGQAFHAVYGQIATPTGSRGCVNLSYGNARKLWDVLRKGDRVYIWGKRPGG; encoded by the coding sequence CTGCTCGGTCTCGCCGCCGTCCTCGCCCTCGGGCCGACCGTGGCCCTCGCCGATTCGCCCGAGCCCGTCCCGCCCCCGTCGGCCCAGGCCGACGCTCCCGCCCTCGACGACCCGCTCGTGCCCGGGGTCGTCGGGGGCGGGCGGGCCGAGTATCCGATGGATACTCCCGATCAGGTGCTGCCTCCGCTGCAGTCCGAGGACGATGTCCCCGTGCCCGAGCCGGAGGAGGACGTCGACGAGCTGGTCGAGTATCTGCCGCGCAGCGTCGTCGGGGCCGCCTGTACCGCCACCACCGGGACCCATCAGCGGCTGGTCGAGCGGCTGCTGAAGCTGAAGGTGGACGGCGTGCAGTCGGCGGCCGACTGCACGGCCATCAAGGCGTTCCAGGTGCGGGAGAAGATCAAGCCCGCCAACGGGTACGCCGGGCCCGTCACCTGGGCCCGGGCCGAGCTGCTCGCCGCGCGGAAGAACCTCGACCCCGGGCGGCGCTGCCCCGTGAAGAAGGACGCCGTCGCCTGCGTCGATCTCGACCGCCAGCTGATGTGGGTGCGGAAGGACAAGAAGATCACCTTCCCGGTGGTCAACATCAGGAGCGGCCGCCCCGGGTACGCGACCCGGACCGGATGGCACTCCGTCTACTGGCGCCACAAGGACCACTGGTCCTCCATCTACAACACCCCCATGCCCTTCTCCCAGTTCTTCAGCGGCGGGCAGGCCTTCCACGCCGTCTACGGGCAGATCGCCACGCCCACCGGCAGCCGGGGCTGCGTCAATCTCAGCTACGGCAACGCCCGGAAACTCTGGGACGTCCTCCGCAAGGGTGACCGGGTCTACATCTGGGGTAAGCGGCCCGGTGGCTGA